From Pseudomonas vanderleydeniana, the proteins below share one genomic window:
- a CDS encoding TetR/AcrR family transcriptional regulator, whose protein sequence is MNENTPNPTRETLLDTAERLIYQGGIHATGIDLLVKTSGVARKSIYKHFGTKDDLTVEALRRRDIRWMQWYRDEVDKAPTSGERLLSLFTVLGGWFASEGFRGCAFINTAGETGDPQDPVRLLAKEHKQKLLDYLVELCEAHGIDDPLVVARQLLILIDGAITVALVMGDHGAADNAQCMARKLLAL, encoded by the coding sequence ATGAACGAAAACACTCCCAACCCAACGCGCGAAACCCTTCTGGACACGGCTGAAAGGCTCATCTATCAGGGCGGCATCCATGCCACCGGGATCGATCTGCTGGTCAAGACCTCCGGTGTGGCGCGCAAGAGCATCTACAAGCATTTTGGCACCAAGGACGACCTCACGGTGGAGGCCCTGCGGCGGCGCGATATCCGCTGGATGCAGTGGTACCGCGACGAGGTCGACAAGGCCCCGACCAGCGGCGAGCGACTGCTCAGCCTCTTCACCGTGCTGGGTGGCTGGTTCGCCTCCGAAGGTTTTCGGGGTTGTGCCTTCATCAATACCGCCGGCGAGACCGGCGACCCGCAGGACCCGGTGCGCCTGCTGGCCAAGGAACACAAGCAGAAACTGCTCGACTACCTCGTCGAGCTCTGTGAAGCACATGGCATCGACGATCCGTTGGTGGTTGCCCGGCAACTGCTGATCCTGATCGACGGCGCCATTACCGTGGCACTGGTCATGGGTGACCACGGTGCAGCCGATAATGCGCAATGCATGGCGCGGAAGTTATTGGCGCTCTGA
- a CDS encoding MFS transporter translates to MSQSAALPQATADLKNAVYKRITLRLIPFIFICYLFNYLDRVNVGFAKLQMLDALKFSETVYGLGAGIFFIGYVLCGVPSNLALTRFGPRRWIALMMITWGALSTCLLFVTTPTQFYTLRLFTGAAEAGFFPGVVLYLSQWFPSFRRGRIMALFMSAIPVSGLLGSPFSGWILNHFAAGQGGLSGWQWMFLLQGIPTVLLGIAAFFLLADSFAHAKWLTAQERAVLEADQAEDAANKPRTVSDSLGEVFKNPAIWAFGLIYFCIQSGVYAINFWLPSIIKNLGFSDNLVIGWLSAIPYLLAAVFMLFVGRSADLRKERRWHLVVPMLMGAVGLLIAVNFASSPAIAILGLSLATMGALTGLPMFWPVPTALLSAGAAAGGLALINSMGQMAGFLSPYLVGWIKDATGSTDAALYVLAAVIVGGSLLALRVTRGLRAQ, encoded by the coding sequence ATGTCACAGAGCGCCGCGTTGCCCCAGGCCACCGCTGACTTGAAAAATGCCGTATACAAGCGCATCACCCTGCGCCTGATCCCCTTCATCTTCATCTGCTACCTGTTCAACTACCTCGACCGGGTCAACGTTGGATTCGCCAAGCTGCAGATGCTCGACGCCCTCAAGTTCAGTGAAACGGTATACGGCCTCGGTGCCGGTATCTTCTTCATTGGCTACGTCTTGTGCGGCGTACCGAGCAACCTGGCACTGACCCGATTCGGCCCACGGCGCTGGATTGCCTTGATGATGATCACCTGGGGGGCGCTGTCCACCTGCCTGCTGTTCGTCACCACCCCGACCCAGTTCTACACCTTGCGCCTGTTTACCGGTGCGGCGGAAGCCGGTTTCTTCCCAGGCGTGGTGCTGTACCTTTCGCAGTGGTTCCCAAGCTTCCGCCGCGGTCGCATCATGGCCTTGTTCATGTCGGCGATTCCGGTCTCGGGGCTGCTCGGCAGCCCGTTCTCCGGCTGGATTCTCAATCACTTCGCCGCAGGCCAGGGTGGACTTTCGGGCTGGCAGTGGATGTTCCTGCTGCAAGGCATCCCGACCGTACTGTTGGGCATAGCCGCCTTCTTCCTGCTGGCCGACTCGTTCGCCCATGCCAAGTGGCTGACCGCCCAGGAACGCGCAGTACTGGAGGCTGACCAGGCCGAGGACGCCGCCAACAAGCCGCGTACCGTCAGCGACTCGCTGGGCGAGGTGTTCAAGAACCCGGCGATCTGGGCGTTCGGCCTGATCTACTTCTGCATCCAGAGCGGCGTCTACGCCATCAACTTCTGGCTGCCGTCGATCATCAAGAACCTCGGCTTCAGCGATAACCTGGTGATCGGCTGGCTCAGCGCGATTCCCTACCTGCTGGCTGCCGTGTTCATGCTGTTCGTGGGGCGCTCGGCGGACCTGCGCAAGGAGCGCCGCTGGCACCTTGTCGTACCGATGCTGATGGGCGCTGTCGGTCTGTTGATCGCGGTGAACTTCGCCAGTTCGCCGGCGATTGCCATTCTCGGCCTGAGCCTGGCGACCATGGGCGCCCTGACCGGCCTGCCGATGTTCTGGCCGGTGCCCACCGCGTTGCTCAGTGCGGGCGCTGCCGCCGGCGGCCTGGCACTGATCAACTCGATGGGCCAGATGGCAGGCTTCCTCAGCCCATACCTGGTGGGCTGGATCAAGGATGCCACCGGTTCCACCGATGCCGCGCTGTATGTGCTCGCCGCCGTGATCGTTGGCGGTAGCCTGCTGGCCCTGCGCGTGACTCGGGGTCTGCGCGCGCAGTAA
- a CDS encoding UPF0149 family protein codes for MQDQPLIDADFEFIEDMLLKYGDDHSVLNPSELDGYLTALVSGPTPIDISIWFPAIWGDQNPNWETPQDCKRFIDLAVRHMNARATQMANDSQGFKARFEETEHQGQPLVLAEEWCFGYLRGVGVSQWPELPTAQAQWLGAITLCAEQDNFELPADFDVTLHRQRVAAIEPAARGLHDFWTGQR; via the coding sequence ATGCAAGACCAGCCATTGATCGACGCCGACTTCGAGTTCATCGAAGACATGCTGCTCAAATACGGTGACGACCACTCCGTCCTCAACCCTTCGGAGCTGGACGGCTACCTGACCGCACTGGTATCGGGGCCGACGCCGATCGATATCTCGATCTGGTTCCCGGCCATCTGGGGCGACCAGAACCCGAACTGGGAAACCCCGCAGGACTGCAAGCGCTTCATCGACCTGGCCGTGCGCCACATGAACGCCCGTGCGACCCAGATGGCCAACGATTCCCAGGGATTCAAGGCCCGCTTCGAGGAAACCGAACACCAGGGGCAGCCGCTGGTGCTGGCCGAGGAATGGTGCTTCGGCTACCTGCGTGGCGTCGGCGTCAGCCAGTGGCCGGAGCTGCCGACAGCCCAGGCCCAATGGCTGGGTGCGATCACGCTGTGCGCCGAACAGGATAACTTCGAACTCCCTGCCGATTTCGACGTGACCCTGCATCGTCAGCGTGTAGCGGCCATCGAGCCTGCGGCGCGTGGGCTGCATGATTTCTGGACTGGACAACGCTAG
- the pncA gene encoding bifunctional nicotinamidase/pyrazinamidase, translating into MPLNDPRCALIVIDVQNDFIPGGNLAVAGGDEIVPLINRLAPRFRNVIIAQDWHPAGHASFASSHPGRQPFDTVQLAYGTQVLWPDHCLQGSHGAQLHADLQLPHARLVIRKGCNPQIDSYSAFVEADRQTPTGLAGYLRECGIDTVYLVGLALDYCVAWSALDARAAGFNTVLIPDACRAIDLDGSLKRAMAQMETAGVQFMEAKDLMNL; encoded by the coding sequence CTGCCCTTGAACGACCCACGCTGCGCCCTGATCGTGATCGACGTGCAGAATGACTTCATCCCCGGCGGCAACCTGGCCGTTGCCGGCGGCGACGAAATCGTGCCGTTGATCAACCGGTTGGCCCCGCGCTTTCGCAACGTGATCATTGCCCAGGACTGGCATCCTGCCGGCCATGCCTCGTTCGCCAGCAGCCATCCCGGCCGCCAGCCTTTCGATACCGTGCAACTGGCCTATGGCACCCAGGTACTCTGGCCAGACCATTGCCTGCAAGGCAGCCATGGCGCGCAACTGCATGCCGACCTGCAATTGCCCCATGCGCGACTGGTGATACGCAAGGGCTGCAATCCGCAGATCGACAGCTATTCGGCGTTTGTCGAAGCCGATCGCCAGACGCCGACCGGCCTGGCGGGTTACCTGAGGGAATGCGGCATCGACACGGTGTACCTGGTGGGCCTGGCCCTGGACTATTGCGTGGCCTGGTCGGCCCTGGATGCACGCGCGGCGGGCTTCAACACCGTCCTGATCCCGGACGCCTGCCGCGCCATCGACCTGGATGGATCGCTGAAACGGGCCATGGCGCAGATGGAGACGGCGGGCGTGCAGTTCATGGAGGCCAAGGATCTCATGAACCTGTAG
- a CDS encoding sugar diacid recognition domain-containing protein yields MFELEHDLAQDIVDRTMAILPYNVNVMDSQGLILGSGEKERINTRHEGAQLVLANGRVVEIDVQTAKCLKGVQPGINLPLLHDQRLIGVLGITGDPDQLRTYAALVRMTAEMLVAQRHQQAEQQWRRQRCDDLLALLLGDGGDSPRLLDEARQMGLKPQLSRIPCLFELEPGQGTDALIAWLQSRYPDSWCFSASESSLLWCRPATLSLDEPRLLEKLDGLGWKVLRMAVGGPADGLAGLRRCYRRVGDLLGYGREMLPHTRVLLLDRYRLPVLLWRYRNDDALEELLTPLRKVLAKDSNGQLLSTLRSWCEHDGQNQACADALGIHRNSLRYRMERITELSGVDPLRLDGMLALYLGLQLLPQA; encoded by the coding sequence ATGTTCGAACTGGAGCACGACCTCGCGCAGGACATCGTCGACCGCACGATGGCCATCCTGCCCTACAACGTGAACGTCATGGACAGCCAGGGGCTGATCCTCGGCAGTGGCGAGAAGGAGCGGATCAATACCCGTCACGAAGGCGCGCAACTGGTGTTGGCCAATGGTCGGGTGGTCGAAATCGACGTCCAGACCGCCAAATGCCTCAAGGGCGTGCAACCGGGCATCAATCTGCCGTTGCTGCACGACCAGCGCCTGATCGGTGTACTGGGCATCACCGGTGATCCGGACCAGTTGCGCACCTATGCCGCACTGGTGCGCATGACCGCCGAGATGCTGGTGGCGCAGCGACATCAGCAGGCCGAGCAGCAATGGCGGCGTCAACGCTGCGATGATCTGCTGGCGTTGCTGCTCGGCGACGGCGGCGACTCGCCACGGTTGCTCGACGAGGCCCGCCAGATGGGACTCAAGCCGCAACTGTCGCGGATTCCCTGCCTGTTCGAACTGGAGCCGGGGCAGGGCACCGACGCGCTGATTGCCTGGTTGCAGTCGCGCTATCCCGATAGCTGGTGCTTCAGTGCCTCCGAGTCCTCGCTCTTGTGGTGCCGCCCGGCGACGTTGTCACTGGATGAACCGCGCCTGCTGGAAAAGCTCGACGGGCTGGGCTGGAAGGTGCTGCGCATGGCCGTGGGCGGACCGGCTGACGGCCTGGCGGGATTGCGCCGCTGCTATCGCCGGGTCGGCGACCTGCTGGGCTACGGCCGTGAGATGCTGCCGCATACCCGTGTGCTGTTGCTCGATCGCTATCGCCTGCCGGTGTTGCTCTGGCGCTATCGAAACGACGATGCCCTGGAGGAACTGCTGACTCCGTTGCGCAAGGTGCTGGCCAAGGACAGCAATGGCCAGTTGCTCTCGACCCTGCGCAGTTGGTGCGAGCATGATGGCCAGAATCAGGCCTGCGCCGATGCGCTGGGTATCCATCGCAACAGCCTGCGGTACCGCATGGAGCGGATTACCGAACTCAGCGGCGTCGATCCGCTACGGCTCGATGGCATGCTGGCGCTGTACCTGGGCCTGCAACTGCTGCCCCAGGCTTGA
- a CDS encoding tetratricopeptide repeat protein: MSLRKSTLLVPVLIAGGLAAALSSSLALASGDEPAPPKPKCTSQQVWNPKTNKCEPLVSSRASDDARADYAYSLAKDQQYQEALNVLDTLKNPNTAKALNYRGYATRKLGRTDEGIGYYLQAVKLDPSYAQVREYLGEAYVIKGRLDLAQEQLQTIKSLCGTQCEEYEDLADAIAHPTQS; this comes from the coding sequence ATGAGCCTTCGCAAAAGCACCCTACTCGTTCCTGTACTGATCGCCGGTGGCCTGGCCGCGGCACTTTCGAGCAGCCTGGCACTGGCTTCCGGCGACGAGCCAGCACCGCCCAAGCCCAAATGCACCAGTCAGCAGGTCTGGAACCCGAAAACCAACAAGTGTGAGCCTCTGGTGAGCAGTCGCGCCAGCGACGATGCACGTGCCGACTATGCCTACAGCCTGGCCAAGGACCAGCAGTACCAGGAGGCGCTGAACGTACTCGATACGCTGAAGAACCCCAATACCGCCAAGGCCCTGAACTACCGTGGCTACGCCACCCGCAAACTGGGACGTACCGACGAAGGGATCGGCTATTACCTGCAGGCGGTCAAGCTCGATCCGAGCTACGCTCAGGTCCGCGAGTACCTGGGTGAGGCCTATGTGATCAAGGGACGACTGGATCTGGCTCAGGAGCAGTTGCAAACGATCAAGTCGCTGTGTGGCACCCAGTGTGAAGAATATGAAGACCTGGCCGATGCCATCGCCCATCCGACCCAGAGCTGA
- a CDS encoding RNA polymerase sigma factor, with the protein MLSRQRHIAEDLVQATCVRALERGEQFVAGTRMDRWLFSILHSIWLNEIRSQRVRRGQGQVDADEVLAFDGEQVAQTHVLAAQVIRRVDALPEAQRETVFLAYVEGLSYKEVAHILEVPIGTVMSRLAAARVKLADNPPLRAVPTSTRGERR; encoded by the coding sequence CTGTTGTCCCGGCAACGACACATCGCCGAAGACCTGGTGCAGGCTACCTGCGTCCGGGCGCTGGAGCGCGGCGAACAATTCGTTGCCGGCACCCGCATGGATCGCTGGCTTTTCAGCATCCTGCACTCGATCTGGCTCAACGAGATCCGCTCCCAGCGTGTACGCCGGGGCCAGGGCCAGGTGGATGCCGACGAGGTACTGGCCTTCGACGGCGAACAGGTGGCACAGACCCACGTGCTGGCCGCGCAGGTCATCAGGCGTGTCGACGCCTTGCCCGAAGCCCAGCGCGAGACCGTGTTCCTGGCCTATGTCGAAGGTCTGTCGTACAAGGAAGTGGCCCATATTCTCGAGGTACCGATCGGTACGGTCATGAGCCGGCTCGCCGCCGCGCGCGTGAAACTGGCGGACAACCCGCCCCTGCGTGCCGTGCCCACCTCAACCCGTGGAGAACGGCGATGA
- a CDS encoding ParB-like protein, which translates to MARARPQLISAKLEKPYPTQVTVGLQEVDLKRTQWQKLKRKEREAALDNHWFPCVLGPIDA; encoded by the coding sequence ATGGCTCGTGCCCGTCCGCAATTGATCAGTGCCAAGCTGGAAAAACCGTACCCCACCCAAGTCACTGTCGGCCTGCAAGAGGTCGACCTCAAGCGAACCCAGTGGCAGAAGCTCAAGCGCAAGGAGCGTGAAGCGGCGCTGGACAATCACTGGTTCCCCTGCGTACTCGGCCCCATCGATGCGTGA
- a CDS encoding glycerate kinase — protein MKIIIAPDSFKDSLSADGVAKAIAQGLAEVLPQAQLLQYPMADGGEGTVESVLAACKGEPRTETVRGPLGSPVQARWGWLPQSQTAIIEMAEASGLQRVPTGQRDACITSTFGTGQLIAAALDAGARRIILAIGGSATNDAGAGALQALGLGLFDDQQQPLPCGGLALAGLHRIDLAGLDPRLAEVRFEIAADVNNPLCGEHGASAIFGPQKGASPAQVRELDAALGHFADLCAQVLPRDVRDEPGSGAAGGLGFAAKAFFDAQFRPGVEVVADLVGLEQAVQGADLVITGEGRFDAQTLRGKTPFGVARIARQHGVPVIVLAGTLGDGYEQMYQHGVDAAFALASGPMTLEQACADAPGLLSARARDIARVWRLAATR, from the coding sequence ATGAAAATCATCATCGCCCCTGATTCCTTCAAGGACAGCCTGAGTGCCGACGGTGTGGCCAAGGCCATTGCCCAGGGGCTGGCCGAGGTCCTGCCGCAGGCGCAACTGCTCCAGTACCCGATGGCCGACGGGGGCGAGGGCACGGTGGAGTCGGTGCTCGCCGCCTGCAAGGGCGAGCCGCGTACCGAGACGGTCCGGGGGCCCCTGGGCAGCCCGGTGCAGGCCCGCTGGGGTTGGCTGCCACAAAGCCAGACCGCGATCATTGAAATGGCCGAGGCCAGTGGCCTGCAACGGGTCCCGACCGGACAGCGTGATGCGTGCATCACCAGCACCTTCGGCACGGGGCAGTTGATCGCCGCGGCCCTCGACGCCGGCGCCCGCAGAATCATCCTCGCCATCGGTGGCAGCGCCACCAATGATGCCGGCGCCGGCGCCCTGCAGGCACTCGGCCTGGGCCTGTTCGACGACCAGCAGCAACCATTGCCGTGTGGTGGCCTGGCCCTTGCGGGGCTGCATCGAATCGATCTGGCCGGGCTCGACCCGCGCCTTGCCGAGGTGCGTTTCGAGATCGCCGCCGACGTGAACAACCCGCTCTGTGGTGAACACGGAGCTTCGGCGATCTTTGGCCCGCAAAAGGGCGCCTCGCCGGCCCAGGTGCGTGAACTGGATGCCGCGCTCGGCCATTTTGCCGACTTGTGTGCCCAGGTGTTGCCAAGGGATGTCCGTGACGAGCCGGGTAGCGGTGCGGCCGGTGGATTGGGTTTTGCCGCCAAGGCTTTCTTCGACGCGCAGTTCCGTCCGGGGGTGGAAGTGGTTGCCGACCTGGTCGGGCTCGAGCAGGCGGTGCAGGGCGCCGACCTGGTCATCACCGGGGAGGGCCGGTTCGACGCCCAGACCCTGCGGGGCAAGACGCCTTTTGGCGTGGCGCGGATCGCTCGCCAGCACGGTGTGCCGGTCATCGTGCTGGCCGGTACCCTGGGTGATGGTTATGAGCAGATGTACCAGCACGGGGTCGATGCCGCCTTTGCCCTGGCATCCGGGCCGATGACGCTGGAGCAGGCCTGCGCCGATGCGCCAGGGCTGTTGTCGGCACGAGCCCGCGATATCGCCCGGGTCTGGAGGCTCGCCGCAACGCGTTGA
- a CDS encoding aldo/keto reductase produces MSYRILGQSGLKVSSLTLGSMMFGEQTDTETSLRIIDKAWDQGVNFIDTADVYNAGRSEEIVGEGVARHRHDWIIASKVGFGPADGVPNRRGLSRKHIFNAIEASLTRLGTDYLDIYYLHREDHDTPLEVTVAAIGDLIRQGKIRYWGVSNYRGWRIAEVIRVAERLGVDRPVISQPLYNIVNRQAEIEQITAAAAYGLGVVPYSPLARGVLSGKYAPDVTPDANSRAGRQDRRILETEWRLESLRIAQQVQQYAQGRGVGIVEFAIAWVLNNAAVSSAIVGPRTEEQWDSYTRALAVKISAEDEAFIDSLVTPGHASTPGFNDVGHFVSGRTPLGQ; encoded by the coding sequence ATGAGCTATCGCATCCTCGGCCAATCCGGGCTCAAGGTGTCATCTCTGACCCTGGGCAGCATGATGTTCGGTGAACAGACCGATACCGAGACGTCGTTGCGCATCATCGACAAGGCCTGGGACCAGGGCGTCAACTTCATCGATACCGCGGACGTCTACAATGCCGGGCGCTCGGAAGAGATCGTTGGCGAAGGCGTGGCCCGCCATCGCCATGACTGGATCATTGCCTCCAAGGTCGGCTTCGGCCCGGCCGACGGCGTGCCGAACCGCCGAGGCCTGAGCCGCAAGCACATCTTCAATGCCATCGAGGCCAGCCTCACCCGCCTGGGCACCGACTACCTCGATATCTACTACCTGCACCGCGAGGACCACGATACGCCGCTGGAGGTCACGGTAGCGGCCATTGGCGACCTGATACGCCAGGGCAAGATCCGCTACTGGGGCGTGTCGAACTACCGTGGCTGGCGGATCGCCGAGGTGATCCGCGTAGCTGAACGGCTCGGGGTCGACCGACCAGTGATCAGCCAGCCGCTCTACAACATCGTCAACCGCCAGGCCGAGATCGAGCAGATCACCGCAGCCGCGGCCTATGGCCTGGGTGTCGTGCCCTACAGTCCCCTGGCCCGCGGTGTACTCAGCGGCAAGTACGCACCCGACGTGACACCAGACGCCAATAGCCGGGCCGGACGGCAGGACCGACGCATCCTGGAAACCGAATGGCGCCTGGAGTCCCTGCGCATCGCCCAGCAGGTCCAGCAATACGCCCAGGGGCGCGGCGTGGGCATCGTCGAGTTTGCCATTGCCTGGGTACTGAACAACGCCGCCGTCAGTTCGGCCATCGTCGGCCCGCGGACCGAAGAACAGTGGGACAGCTACACCCGGGCGCTGGCGGTGAAGATCAGTGCCGAGGATGAAGCCTTCATCGACTCGCTGGTCACCCCGGGACATGCCTCGACGCCAGGCTTCAACGATGTCGGCCACTTCGTGTCCGGACGCACGCCGCTCGGGCAGTGA
- a CDS encoding DUF1348 family protein translates to MSSNADVRPPLPPFTRESAIEKVRLAEDGWNSRDPQRVSLAYTLDTQWRNRAEFAHNREEAKAFLTRKWAKELDYRLIKELWAFTDNRIAVRYAYEWHDDSGNWFRSYGNENWEFDENGLMARRFACVNDMPIKAEERKFHWPLGRRPDDHPGLSELGL, encoded by the coding sequence ATGTCATCTAACGCAGACGTTCGCCCGCCACTTCCCCCTTTCACTCGCGAATCGGCGATCGAGAAGGTTCGCCTGGCCGAAGACGGCTGGAACTCCCGCGATCCGCAACGCGTGTCCCTGGCCTATACCCTGGACACCCAGTGGCGCAACCGTGCGGAGTTCGCCCACAATCGCGAGGAAGCCAAGGCGTTCCTGACCCGCAAGTGGGCCAAGGAGCTGGATTACCGTTTGATCAAGGAGCTCTGGGCCTTTACCGACAACCGCATTGCCGTGCGCTATGCCTATGAATGGCATGACGACTCGGGCAACTGGTTCCGCTCCTACGGCAACGAGAACTGGGAGTTCGACGAGAACGGCCTGATGGCTCGCCGTTTCGCCTGCGTCAACGACATGCCGATCAAGGCCGAGGAGCGCAAGTTTCACTGGCCACTGGGCCGCCGTCCGGACGACCATCCAGGGCTTTCTGAACTAGGCTTGTAA
- a CDS encoding SulP family inorganic anion transporter, with protein sequence MREPSLQHAAATPVQPRRLGPDLVAGLSIAGLLLPEAVAYSSIANLPPQAGVIALFAGLFCYGLFGTSRFAIVSATSSSAAVLAAATLSVAGTDLALRLTMAIGLVMITGLMFLLAGLFKLGSVTSFIAKPVLRGFAFGLAVTIILKQVASIVDVHPQHSDLIRFIPELLGQLPQWNWASASVALVALVLLAIFGRLRRVPGGLLVVMLGIVAGRWLDLPSHGINLIGVIDLQLAVPSLPRLAFSDWLKLVELGFALVMILYAESYGSISAFALKHGDRVSSNRDLLVLGGANLLSGLFHGMPAGAGYSATSANEAAGATSRCAGVVAALVVLLIVATLLPLIALTPEPVLAAIVIHALTRAVSLEPLQRYFVWRRDRFLAICAVGAVLLLGVLDGLLAAVAISLMLMLRQMSSAAVQVLGHLAQGHDFVDCQLHPQAQQVPGVLILRPGEALFFANAERILRSVQRLAEQQEPPVRAVILSLEESPDLDGTSIEALQDFIVRFKGENKMLLFARLKHEAHQALLALPEADLSEVVLSELSVYAVVQQVGAVKGGANA encoded by the coding sequence ATGCGTGAGCCTTCCCTGCAACATGCCGCTGCCACCCCCGTCCAACCTCGCCGCCTGGGCCCTGACCTGGTCGCCGGCCTGTCGATTGCCGGCCTGTTGTTGCCCGAGGCGGTTGCCTACTCGAGCATTGCCAATCTGCCACCCCAGGCCGGGGTGATCGCCCTGTTTGCCGGGTTGTTCTGCTATGGCCTGTTCGGTACCAGCCGTTTTGCGATCGTTTCGGCTACCTCGTCGTCCGCTGCGGTACTGGCGGCGGCCACCTTGTCGGTGGCCGGGACGGACCTGGCGTTGCGTCTGACCATGGCCATCGGCCTGGTGATGATCACCGGCCTGATGTTCCTGCTCGCCGGGCTGTTCAAGCTCGGCAGCGTGACGTCGTTCATTGCCAAGCCGGTCCTGCGCGGTTTTGCCTTCGGCCTGGCGGTGACCATCATTCTCAAGCAGGTGGCGAGCATCGTCGATGTGCATCCGCAGCACAGTGACCTGATCCGCTTCATCCCGGAGCTGCTCGGGCAACTGCCGCAGTGGAACTGGGCAAGCGCGTCGGTAGCGCTTGTGGCGTTGGTGCTGCTGGCGATCTTCGGGCGTCTGCGCCGCGTGCCGGGTGGGCTGCTGGTGGTGATGCTGGGTATCGTGGCGGGCAGGTGGCTGGATCTGCCGAGCCATGGCATCAACCTGATCGGGGTCATCGACCTGCAGTTGGCGGTGCCATCACTGCCGCGACTGGCTTTCTCCGACTGGCTGAAACTGGTGGAGCTGGGTTTTGCCCTGGTCATGATCCTGTATGCCGAGTCCTATGGTTCGATCAGCGCCTTTGCCCTCAAGCATGGTGATCGGGTCAGTTCGAACCGCGACCTGTTGGTGCTCGGTGGTGCCAACCTGCTGTCCGGGCTGTTTCATGGCATGCCGGCCGGTGCCGGGTATTCGGCAACCTCGGCCAATGAGGCCGCTGGTGCAACCTCGCGCTGCGCCGGGGTGGTGGCGGCGCTGGTCGTGCTGCTGATCGTCGCGACCCTGTTGCCGCTGATTGCGCTGACGCCCGAACCGGTGCTGGCGGCCATTGTCATTCATGCGTTGACCCGTGCCGTCAGCCTGGAGCCGCTGCAGCGCTATTTCGTCTGGCGACGGGATCGTTTCCTGGCAATCTGTGCGGTAGGGGCGGTGCTGTTGCTGGGGGTGCTGGACGGGCTGCTGGCGGCGGTGGCGATCAGCCTGATGCTGATGCTGCGCCAGATGTCATCGGCAGCCGTGCAGGTGCTTGGGCACCTGGCGCAGGGGCATGATTTCGTTGATTGCCAGTTGCACCCGCAGGCGCAGCAGGTGCCGGGCGTCCTGATCCTGCGCCCAGGGGAAGCGCTGTTTTTCGCCAATGCCGAACGGATCTTGCGCAGCGTGCAACGGTTGGCCGAGCAACAGGAACCGCCGGTGCGTGCGGTGATCCTGAGCCTGGAAGAGTCGCCGGATCTGGACGGGACCAGCATCGAGGCGCTGCAGGACTTCATCGTGCGTTTCAAGGGCGAGAACAAGATGCTGCTGTTTGCCCGCCTGAAGCATGAGGCGCACCAGGCCTTGCTGGCATTGCCGGAGGCGGATCTGTCCGAGGTCGTGCTCAGTGAGTTGAGCGTTTACGCCGTGGTGCAGCAGGTCGGTGCTGTCAAGGGCGGGGCCAATGCCTGA
- a CDS encoding anti-sigma factor family protein produces the protein MTDQFSHHMPSDERLVAFLDDQLEPEERAQIAVAIAENAEVAERVEWLGRSSLPFQPAYDELLEQAPRSRLEAMLEALPAQPAKPSMSRRGFLAVAASFMFAGIAADRLFQLWQAPREQQDDVNWRSVVADYMTLYTTQTLDGLPDDEASQQAQLRNLDKGLGIALEPTQLLLPGAQLKRVQMLEYEREPIAQLAYLDPKHGPLALCITRAKKSARPPAEEVRRGMNVVFWVGQAHAYMLIGRNPTPELHTMADLLRQRFAT, from the coding sequence ATGACTGACCAGTTTTCTCACCACATGCCTTCCGATGAGCGGCTGGTGGCGTTTCTCGACGACCAGCTGGAGCCCGAGGAGCGCGCCCAGATAGCGGTCGCCATCGCCGAAAACGCTGAAGTCGCCGAGCGTGTCGAATGGCTGGGGCGCAGTAGCCTGCCCTTCCAGCCAGCCTACGATGAGCTGCTGGAACAAGCCCCGCGCAGCCGCCTGGAGGCCATGCTTGAGGCGCTGCCCGCACAGCCGGCCAAACCCTCGATGAGCCGGCGCGGCTTCCTAGCGGTAGCGGCCAGTTTCATGTTCGCCGGGATTGCCGCCGACCGCCTGTTCCAGTTGTGGCAGGCACCCAGGGAACAGCAGGATGACGTCAACTGGCGCAGCGTGGTCGCCGACTACATGACGCTCTACACCACGCAGACTCTGGATGGCCTCCCGGACGACGAAGCCTCGCAGCAGGCTCAGTTGCGTAATCTGGACAAGGGACTCGGGATTGCGCTCGAGCCCACGCAGTTGCTGCTGCCAGGGGCGCAACTCAAGCGCGTGCAGATGCTCGAGTACGAGCGCGAGCCCATTGCCCAACTGGCCTACCTGGACCCGAAACACGGGCCCCTGGCCCTGTGCATCACCCGAGCGAAGAAAAGCGCGAGGCCGCCCGCCGAGGAAGTACGCCGTGGCATGAACGTGGTGTTTTGGGTCGGCCAGGCCCATGCCTACATGCTCATCGGGCGCAATCCGACGCCGGAACTGCACACCATGGCGGATCTTCTGCGCCAGCGCTTTGCCACCTAG